From Lysobacter auxotrophicus, the proteins below share one genomic window:
- a CDS encoding sigma-54-dependent transcriptional regulator encodes MAETRSALVVDDERDIRELLVMTLGRMGLRCDTASTLGEARGQLARNRYDLCLTDMRLPDGSGMDLVAEISQKHPETPVAMITAFGNVEAAVEALKAGAFDFVAKPVDLAVLRDLVRHALDLNERRKSAPPADAVAARLYGQSPAMAQLRGTIAKVARSQAPVYIVGESGVGKELVARTIHAEGARSTGPFVPVNCGAIPAELMESEFFGHKKGSFTGAHADKPGLFQSADGGTLFLDEIAELPLAMQVKLLRAIQEKSIRPVGANAEVPVDVRILSATHKDLAALVADGRFRQDLYYRINVIELRVPPLRERQDDLPGLAEKVLARLSLAQGRVFPPTLSADALDTLRAYAFPGNVRELENILERALALAEGDSLTAEDLRLPKPANAPAVPSNGHTGAATAPANPASPPLVVPGQPTQAIDPRTLNPRDTASSPLPSYIEEIERAAIQQALQENRYNKTRTAAALGITFRALRYKLKKLGID; translated from the coding sequence ATGGCCGAAACACGTAGTGCATTGGTGGTCGACGACGAACGCGACATCCGCGAACTGCTCGTCATGACCTTGGGCCGCATGGGCCTTCGATGCGACACCGCCTCCACGCTCGGCGAAGCCCGCGGCCAGCTCGCGCGCAATCGCTATGACCTGTGCCTGACGGACATGCGCCTGCCCGACGGCTCGGGCATGGACCTGGTGGCCGAGATCAGCCAGAAGCATCCGGAAACGCCGGTCGCGATGATCACCGCCTTCGGCAACGTCGAAGCCGCGGTGGAAGCGCTGAAGGCCGGCGCCTTCGACTTCGTCGCCAAACCCGTGGACCTGGCCGTGCTGCGCGATCTCGTGCGCCACGCACTGGACCTCAACGAACGCCGCAAGAGCGCGCCGCCGGCCGACGCCGTGGCCGCGCGCCTGTACGGCCAGTCGCCGGCGATGGCACAGCTTCGCGGCACCATCGCGAAGGTCGCCCGCAGCCAGGCGCCGGTGTACATCGTCGGCGAGTCGGGCGTGGGCAAGGAGCTCGTCGCCCGCACCATCCATGCCGAAGGCGCGCGATCGACCGGGCCGTTCGTGCCGGTGAACTGCGGCGCGATCCCCGCCGAGCTGATGGAAAGCGAGTTCTTCGGCCACAAGAAGGGCAGCTTCACCGGCGCGCATGCCGACAAGCCGGGCCTGTTCCAGAGCGCCGACGGCGGCACGCTGTTCCTCGACGAAATCGCCGAGCTTCCGCTGGCGATGCAGGTCAAGCTGCTGCGCGCGATCCAGGAAAAGTCGATCCGCCCGGTCGGCGCGAATGCCGAAGTGCCGGTGGACGTGCGCATCCTCTCGGCCACGCACAAGGACCTCGCAGCGCTGGTCGCCGACGGCCGCTTCCGCCAGGACCTTTACTACCGCATCAACGTGATCGAACTGCGCGTGCCGCCGCTGCGCGAACGCCAGGACGATCTGCCGGGACTCGCCGAGAAGGTGCTCGCGCGCCTCTCGCTCGCGCAGGGTCGTGTGTTCCCGCCGACGCTCAGCGCGGACGCGCTCGACACGCTGCGCGCGTACGCCTTCCCGGGCAACGTGCGCGAGCTGGAGAACATCCTCGAACGCGCGCTCGCCCTTGCGGAAGGCGACAGCCTGACCGCCGAGGACCTGCGCCTGCCGAAGCCGGCGAACGCGCCCGCCGTACCATCGAATGGCCACACGGGTGCGGCCACCGCACCGGCGAATCCTGCATCGCCGCCGCTGGTGGTGCCCGGTCAGCCGACGCAGGCGATCGATCCGCGCACGCTCAACCCGCGTGACACCGCCAGCAGCCCCCTGCCCTCGTACATCGAGGAAATCGAACGCGCGGCGATCCAGCAGGCGCTGCAGGAAAACCGCTACAACAAGACGCGCACCGCGGCGGCACTGGGCATCACCTTCCGTGCGTTGCGGTACAAGCTGAAGAAGCTGGGCATCGATTGA
- a CDS encoding fused MFS/spermidine synthase, with protein sequence MNVNTQRHGAALLWIFIASGFAGLIYQSIWTSYLGLFLGHSAYAQSLVLILFMGGMALGAWLVSRRSETLRRPLLWYAAIELVIGVLGLTFNQVYGWSTGLAYDVLFPGAGSLASVNAIRWTLSVLLVLPQCILLGATFPLMSAGFLRLRPDADGKVIAGLYFTNSIGAAAGALAATYLLVPRVGLPGTVLTAGILNILVAFAVYPISKHEPAATVATPGPKPGADSATPTLILVAAAITGLTSFVYEITWVRMLSLALGTTIHAFELMLAAFIAGIAFGGLWLSRNADRIRSPLKMVGWVQIWMGVAALVSMFVYANAFEWVGWLMRVITRTSEGYSLYNVSSGLIALLVMFPAAFFAGMTLPLLTVILLRNGAGERAIGRVYAANTLGAIVGVLLAVHILLPYIGLKMALWVAAAGDLVLGIVLLRRFASRRFLAQAPVMAGAAAVIALAASLLLVRFDPAVLASSVYRTGATTLGDTTKMLFYRDGKTASVAVYESFNQGKRNWAIATNGKVDAGLSPSLKDEPRSDESTMALLAALPLSLKDKLDEVGVIGFGSGMTTHTLLGSKRVGRIDTVDIEPMMVEGAKVLGPRVHRAYEDPRSHIIIDDAKSYFSSSRRQYDVIISEPSNPWMGGTASLFSSEFYRFIPRHLKRDGLFVQWLQLYEIDQTLVSSVLNAMLPEFNDVQAYLANSGDLILVASPHGKVPPLRDLVSRDAALREELARVGFGTLRDLQDTYALNRQGLTAFASIFPSQANSDYFPVLQLKAPESRFKRDMVWDIGTLLSAPWPITATLADLPVRPLDSTLPNKKREIASDVKLRAARELRTALVDGRPIDGAYARQGDAMQLEALRGLAKSCMLDQAPAQSAQIMISLAIETIPFLDEAANQDLWVKPVWLGNCQPSNPLVVDTLKLLAATSQHRHADVIAAGRHLLSGPESGAILVNQTSTYYVWGAMQLAAFSLDDPSVARELHAQYADKLPASVVGQTPVRMLSALATSGRSEGKDAKQAAGSR encoded by the coding sequence ATGAACGTCAATACGCAACGGCACGGGGCAGCACTGCTCTGGATCTTCATCGCGTCCGGATTCGCCGGACTGATCTACCAGTCCATCTGGACGTCGTACCTCGGCTTGTTCCTCGGCCATTCCGCCTACGCGCAATCGCTCGTGCTCATCCTGTTCATGGGTGGCATGGCGCTGGGCGCGTGGCTGGTGAGCCGTCGCAGCGAGACCCTGCGTCGACCGTTGCTCTGGTACGCAGCGATCGAGCTGGTGATCGGCGTGCTGGGCCTGACGTTCAATCAGGTGTACGGATGGTCCACCGGGCTGGCCTATGACGTGTTGTTCCCCGGGGCGGGCAGCCTCGCGTCGGTCAATGCGATTCGCTGGACGCTCTCGGTCCTGCTCGTACTGCCGCAGTGCATCCTGCTCGGCGCCACCTTCCCGCTGATGAGCGCCGGCTTCCTGCGCCTGCGTCCAGACGCGGACGGCAAGGTCATCGCAGGCCTCTATTTCACCAACAGCATCGGCGCCGCCGCAGGCGCGCTGGCTGCAACGTACCTGCTGGTTCCGCGCGTCGGGCTGCCCGGCACCGTGCTCACGGCCGGTATCCTCAACATCCTCGTCGCGTTCGCCGTTTATCCGATCAGCAAGCACGAGCCCGCAGCCACGGTCGCCACGCCCGGACCGAAGCCCGGCGCCGACAGCGCAACGCCGACCCTCATCCTCGTCGCGGCCGCGATCACCGGCCTGACTTCGTTTGTCTATGAAATCACCTGGGTGCGCATGCTTTCGCTGGCGCTCGGGACCACGATCCATGCGTTCGAGCTGATGCTGGCGGCTTTCATCGCGGGCATCGCCTTCGGTGGCCTGTGGCTCAGTCGCAACGCCGATCGCATCCGATCCCCGCTGAAAATGGTCGGTTGGGTGCAGATCTGGATGGGCGTTGCGGCACTGGTTTCGATGTTCGTCTACGCCAACGCCTTCGAGTGGGTCGGCTGGCTGATGCGGGTGATCACGCGGACCAGCGAAGGTTATTCGCTGTACAACGTGTCCAGCGGGTTGATCGCCCTGCTAGTCATGTTCCCCGCGGCGTTCTTCGCCGGCATGACGCTCCCGCTCCTCACCGTGATCCTGCTGCGAAACGGGGCCGGCGAGCGTGCTATCGGGCGTGTCTATGCGGCAAACACGCTGGGTGCGATCGTCGGCGTCTTGCTCGCGGTGCATATCCTGCTGCCCTACATCGGCCTCAAGATGGCGCTCTGGGTGGCCGCTGCCGGCGATCTGGTCCTCGGCATCGTGCTGCTGCGGCGTTTTGCATCCCGACGCTTCCTCGCACAGGCGCCGGTCATGGCGGGCGCGGCGGCCGTGATCGCGCTGGCTGCAAGTCTGCTGCTCGTGCGGTTCGACCCGGCCGTGCTCGCTTCCTCCGTGTACCGCACCGGTGCCACCACGCTGGGCGACACGACGAAGATGCTGTTCTATCGGGACGGCAAGACCGCCAGCGTTGCGGTGTACGAGTCGTTCAACCAAGGTAAGCGGAACTGGGCGATCGCGACCAACGGCAAGGTGGACGCCGGTCTCTCGCCCTCCCTAAAGGACGAACCACGCTCCGACGAGTCGACGATGGCGCTTCTTGCCGCCTTGCCGCTGTCGTTGAAGGACAAGCTCGACGAGGTGGGCGTCATCGGGTTCGGCTCGGGCATGACCACGCACACGCTGCTGGGTAGCAAGCGCGTCGGCCGCATCGACACCGTCGACATCGAGCCGATGATGGTGGAAGGCGCCAAGGTGCTCGGCCCACGCGTGCACCGCGCCTACGAGGACCCCCGTTCCCATATCATCATCGACGATGCGAAATCGTACTTCTCTTCGTCGCGCAGACAGTACGACGTGATCATCTCGGAGCCCTCCAATCCGTGGATGGGCGGCACCGCATCGCTGTTCTCGTCGGAGTTCTACCGCTTCATTCCGCGTCACCTGAAACGTGACGGGCTCTTCGTACAGTGGCTGCAGCTGTACGAAATCGACCAGACGCTCGTCAGCTCCGTCCTGAACGCGATGCTGCCCGAGTTCAACGACGTCCAGGCGTATCTCGCGAATTCCGGCGACCTGATCCTCGTTGCCTCGCCGCACGGCAAGGTTCCTCCGCTGCGGGATCTCGTCTCGCGGGACGCCGCGCTTCGTGAGGAATTGGCGCGCGTGGGTTTCGGGACGCTCCGGGACCTGCAGGACACCTATGCGCTGAATCGACAGGGCCTCACCGCGTTCGCCAGCATCTTCCCTTCCCAGGCGAACTCGGATTACTTCCCCGTTTTGCAGCTCAAAGCGCCGGAGTCTCGCTTCAAGCGCGACATGGTGTGGGACATCGGCACTCTGTTGAGTGCACCTTGGCCAATTACCGCGACACTGGCCGATCTGCCGGTGCGTCCGCTCGACTCGACGCTGCCGAACAAGAAGCGGGAGATTGCGAGCGATGTAAAGCTCCGTGCGGCACGCGAACTGCGGACCGCCCTGGTCGATGGCCGCCCCATCGACGGAGCCTACGCGCGCCAGGGCGACGCGATGCAGTTGGAAGCCCTCCGGGGTCTTGCCAAGTCGTGCATGCTCGATCAGGCACCGGCGCAGAGCGCGCAGATCATGATCTCGCTGGCCATCGAAACCATCCCCTTCCTCGATGAGGCCGCAAACCAGGATCTGTGGGTGAAGCCAGTCTGGCTGGGCAACTGCCAGCCATCGAACCCGCTGGTCGTGGATACGCTCAAGCTACTGGCGGCGACCTCGCAACATCGACACGCCGACGTCATCGCTGCGGGACGACACCTGCTGAGCGGTCCGGAGTCCGGAGCCATCCTGGTGAACCAGACCTCGACCTATTACGTGTGGGGCGCGATGCAATTGGCCGCGTTCAGCCTGGACGACCCGTCGGTCGCTCGTGAACTGCACGCGCAGTACGCCGACAAGCTTCCCGCCTCGGTCGTCGGACAAACCCCGGTTCGCATGTTGAGTGCGCTGGCAACCTCCGGACGGAGCGAGGGCAAGGACGCGAAGCAGGCCGCCGGGAGCCGTTGA
- a CDS encoding pilin → MKKQQGFTLIELMIVVAIVAILAAIALPAYQDYMKRSKVSEAVATAGACKTSVAEYAAATSKLPADINAAGCSNVASQYVSAVNVTKGVIDVTLQGVGTGVDGKKLTLTPTKDAAGATAGDGDNIVGWKCSTDAEKKFVPGSCRG, encoded by the coding sequence ATGAAGAAGCAGCAGGGCTTTACCCTCATCGAACTGATGATCGTCGTCGCGATCGTCGCCATCCTGGCCGCCATCGCGCTGCCGGCTTACCAGGACTACATGAAGCGTTCGAAGGTCTCCGAAGCCGTCGCCACCGCCGGCGCGTGCAAGACCTCGGTCGCCGAGTACGCGGCTGCCACCAGCAAGCTGCCGGCCGACATCAACGCGGCCGGTTGCAGCAACGTCGCCAGCCAGTACGTCTCTGCCGTTAACGTCACCAAGGGCGTCATCGACGTGACCCTGCAGGGCGTTGGCACCGGCGTCGACGGCAAGAAGCTGACGCTGACCCCGACCAAGGACGCCGCTGGCGCCACCGCCGGTGACGGCGACAACATCGTCGGCTGGAAGTGCAGCACGGACGCCGAAAAGAAGTTCGTGCCGGGCTCCTGCCGCGGCTAA